The following are from one region of the Isoalcanivorax indicus genome:
- a CDS encoding leucyl aminopeptidase, translated as MDYTVSSKQPAQLKVDCLVVTLNKGAETLPAALPEETRALISDCVKDGDFKGSKHQTLLLQRPAGLAARRLLLVGTGSDAPLNVVAFLQLAASVAKGVASTGAKSAAWWLGNIEVKEQDGAGVLREAARAVADAGYRYDIYRGDAAPAPALKRFTFLSELPAAQAKKAVAAGTAIAAGMALAKDLGNCPPNVCHPDYLVEQAKALAAAYPALKLKTLSEKQAEKLGMGAFCSVARGSERDGQIMIFEYQGGKGDPVALVGKGITFDTGGISLKPGASMDEMKYDMCGAASVFGTVKAVCELGLPINLVAVVVAAENMPDGRASRPGDIVRTLSGQTVEILNTDAEGRLVLCDALTYVQQKYEPSAVVDIATLTGACVIALGAHAQAVYANDAELAQALLVAGDECGDRGWPMPLWDDYQEQLDSPFADMANIGGPKAGSITAACFLSRFTKEVSWAHLDIAGTAWVSGGKQKGATGRPVPMLTRYLMNLAGQ; from the coding sequence ATGGACTACACGGTCAGCAGCAAACAGCCAGCTCAACTCAAGGTGGACTGCCTGGTGGTCACCCTCAACAAGGGCGCCGAGACCCTGCCCGCCGCCCTGCCCGAGGAAACCCGTGCACTGATCAGCGACTGCGTGAAGGACGGCGATTTCAAGGGCAGCAAGCACCAGACCCTGCTGCTGCAACGCCCCGCCGGACTGGCCGCGCGACGTCTGCTGCTGGTGGGCACCGGCAGCGACGCACCGCTGAATGTGGTGGCCTTCCTGCAACTGGCCGCCAGTGTGGCCAAGGGCGTGGCCAGCACCGGCGCCAAAAGTGCCGCCTGGTGGCTCGGCAATATCGAAGTGAAGGAACAGGACGGCGCCGGTGTACTGCGTGAAGCGGCCCGCGCCGTGGCCGATGCCGGCTACCGCTACGACATCTACCGCGGCGATGCCGCGCCAGCCCCCGCCCTCAAGCGCTTCACCTTCCTCAGCGAACTGCCCGCCGCCCAGGCGAAAAAAGCCGTGGCGGCCGGCACCGCCATCGCCGCCGGCATGGCGTTGGCCAAAGATCTGGGCAACTGCCCGCCGAACGTCTGCCACCCGGATTATCTGGTGGAGCAGGCCAAGGCCCTGGCCGCCGCCTATCCGGCGTTGAAACTGAAAACCCTGAGTGAAAAGCAGGCCGAGAAGCTGGGCATGGGCGCCTTCTGCTCCGTCGCCCGGGGCAGTGAGCGCGATGGCCAGATCATGATTTTCGAGTATCAGGGTGGCAAGGGCGACCCCGTGGCGCTGGTGGGCAAGGGCATCACTTTCGATACCGGTGGCATCTCATTGAAGCCGGGCGCCAGCATGGACGAGATGAAATACGACATGTGCGGCGCTGCCAGCGTCTTCGGCACCGTGAAGGCGGTGTGTGAGCTGGGCCTGCCTATCAACCTGGTCGCCGTGGTCGTGGCTGCCGAAAACATGCCTGATGGCCGCGCCTCACGCCCCGGGGACATCGTCCGCACCCTGTCCGGCCAGACCGTGGAAATCCTCAACACCGACGCCGAAGGCCGCCTGGTGCTGTGCGATGCGTTGACCTATGTGCAGCAGAAATACGAGCCCAGCGCTGTCGTGGATATCGCCACCCTGACCGGCGCTTGCGTGATCGCCCTGGGCGCCCACGCGCAGGCCGTCTACGCCAACGATGCGGAGCTGGCGCAGGCACTCCTGGTGGCCGGTGACGAGTGCGGCGACCGTGGCTGGCCGATGCCGCTGTGGGACGACTACCAGGAGCAACTGGACAGCCCGTTTGCCGACATGGCCAATATCGGCGGGCCCAAAGCCGGCTCCATCACCGCCGCCTGCTTCCTGTCACGCTTCACCAAAGAGGTCAGCTGGGCTCACCTGGACATTGCTGGCACCGCATGGGTCAGCGGTGGCAAACAGAAAGGCGCCACCGGCCGCCCGGTACCCATGCTGACCCGTTATCTGATGAATCTGGCGGGCCAGTGA
- the lptF gene encoding LPS export ABC transporter permease LptF codes for MILYRYINRQLFMTTVVVTFVLVMVLVSGRFIRYLASAAVGDIDVNALFLVMAFRLPEFMQMILPLSLFIGVLLVLGRMYAENEMVVLRACGVSQQRLIRAMAAPLAVTTLVIGFFALYVTPMADGEVTRIFEEQRGRSVLELLTPGRFHVRGSGNSYQATYAEGLDRDKGLLERVFISDFRTTDDDGQSEMLTVWAETGRLINHEGLTYLELLDGHQYSGQPGDGDFRRVLFERALVRVGEERSMPRPPAIRAQGTDALLARMDEPEAYAELQWRIALVLLVPVMTIAAIPLARVNPRQGRFGKLIPAVLVYLFYVGLIMVVRGWVEDTPTAERPFWYHTGWVHLVAILLVASLYLWPVMRARSKGVSSG; via the coding sequence TTGATTCTTTACCGCTATATCAACAGGCAGTTGTTCATGACCACCGTGGTCGTCACCTTTGTGCTGGTGATGGTGTTGGTGAGCGGCCGTTTCATTCGCTATCTGGCGTCAGCGGCGGTGGGCGACATTGACGTCAATGCGCTGTTTCTGGTGATGGCCTTCCGTTTGCCCGAATTCATGCAGATGATCCTGCCGTTGTCGTTGTTCATCGGTGTCCTGCTGGTGCTGGGGCGCATGTATGCCGAGAACGAAATGGTGGTGCTGCGCGCCTGCGGCGTCAGCCAGCAGCGGCTGATCCGCGCCATGGCGGCGCCGCTGGCGGTCACTACCCTGGTAATCGGTTTCTTCGCCCTGTACGTCACGCCGATGGCAGACGGCGAGGTCACGCGCATCTTCGAGGAACAGCGCGGGCGCTCGGTGCTGGAGCTGCTGACGCCGGGTCGCTTTCACGTGCGCGGCTCCGGTAACAGCTACCAGGCGACCTATGCCGAAGGCCTGGATCGCGACAAGGGCCTGCTTGAGCGCGTCTTCATTTCTGATTTCCGCACCACGGATGACGACGGGCAGAGTGAGATGCTGACGGTCTGGGCGGAGACCGGGCGGCTGATCAATCACGAAGGCCTGACCTATCTGGAATTGCTGGATGGTCACCAGTACAGCGGCCAGCCTGGCGATGGCGATTTCCGCCGGGTGCTGTTCGAGCGTGCGCTGGTGCGGGTGGGCGAGGAGCGCAGCATGCCGCGTCCGCCAGCGATCCGTGCACAGGGCACCGATGCCCTGCTGGCGCGGATGGATGAACCCGAAGCCTATGCCGAACTGCAGTGGCGCATTGCGCTGGTGCTGCTGGTGCCGGTGATGACCATCGCGGCTATCCCTCTGGCCCGGGTCAATCCACGTCAGGGACGCTTCGGCAAGCTGATCCCGGCCGTGCTCGTCTATCTGTTCTATGTGGGGCTGATCATGGTGGTACGCGGCTGGGTGGAAGATACCCCCACGGCCGAGCGGCCCTTCTGGTATCACACCGGCTGGGTGCATCTGGTGGCGATCCTGCTGGTGGCCAGCCTGTATCTGTGGCCGGTGATGCGCGCCCGCAGCAAGGGAGTCTCCAGCGGATGA